From a region of the Desulfatiglans sp. genome:
- a CDS encoding FHA domain-containing protein has translation MLKLFFLNGDKKGKSLDVKGDIIYIGRLPDSDIQIMDKTVSRKHLRITRNGDKFIIRDLGSKNGTFLKGKQLIPDIDYELNEGVPFAAGNVAMSIGVISAEPVFSPSEMADLSAHFSSTAMFTAYKDRPMTPPKNMDFLFKVSNIINQSLNINEIMQKVLDYLFELLKRIDRGFIILVDSETGEFTNVISRIAKSVDDGSVSYSYSKTIVDGVIKSGKPLTILDTFGQDDADVSESMELMHVKSVMCSPLISREKVLGVLYVDSVKIPYGFREDDLALVTALCSTAAIAIENAMLYRNLETIIEQQTSDLNDAEKMLSESEKRFRAMFNNLNSGVIIFKVIDDGKDYLILDINKADSKIDNINKRDAIGKSVLDVLPELKEAGLIQRLEKVWNTGKAERCPITIEKGDNRKSWREYYICPLPDNELVAIFDDITEKKNAEFEQKALQEQLFVAQKMKSIGAFAGGTAHNFRNILQAISGNVEYLEVIYGEKPEVKELTKNIYSSIDRGVGLINNLLHFAKQGWALEMEEIDLAEVIMKTHDIIEKVFNKNIRIKMILEDDLQVKGNLSLLSQAFMNLFTNARDAMPNGGDLTVKAKKINNKVVTYVIDTGHG, from the coding sequence ATGCTCAAATTATTTTTTCTAAATGGGGACAAAAAAGGTAAAAGCCTAGATGTAAAGGGAGATATTATATATATTGGCAGACTCCCTGACAGTGATATCCAGATAATGGATAAAACCGTATCAAGAAAACACCTCCGAATCACCAGGAATGGTGACAAATTCATTATAAGGGATCTTGGCAGTAAAAACGGGACATTCCTCAAGGGGAAGCAGCTTATCCCGGATATTGATTATGAACTCAATGAGGGCGTCCCCTTTGCTGCCGGAAATGTTGCCATGTCTATCGGCGTAATATCTGCGGAGCCGGTTTTCAGCCCCAGTGAGATGGCGGATCTCTCAGCCCATTTCTCAAGCACTGCCATGTTTACTGCCTATAAAGACAGGCCCATGACCCCTCCCAAAAACATGGATTTCCTGTTCAAGGTATCAAATATAATTAACCAGTCACTTAACATAAATGAAATCATGCAGAAGGTGCTGGATTACCTTTTTGAGCTGCTAAAGCGGATAGACAGGGGTTTTATAATACTGGTGGACAGTGAAACAGGCGAGTTTACAAATGTGATATCCCGCATTGCAAAGTCAGTTGATGACGGTTCTGTATCATACAGCTACAGTAAGACAATAGTTGACGGTGTTATAAAGAGCGGAAAACCTCTTACAATCCTTGATACATTCGGGCAGGATGATGCGGATGTCTCTGAGAGCATGGAACTTATGCATGTGAAATCTGTTATGTGTTCTCCGTTAATCAGCAGAGAAAAGGTACTGGGGGTACTTTATGTAGACTCTGTAAAGATCCCATACGGTTTCAGGGAGGATGACCTTGCCCTTGTTACAGCCCTGTGCAGCACTGCTGCTATCGCCATAGAAAATGCGATGCTGTATCGTAACCTTGAAACCATTATAGAGCAGCAGACAAGCGATCTGAATGATGCTGAAAAGATGCTGAGCGAGAGTGAAAAACGCTTCAGGGCAATGTTTAACAACCTGAACAGCGGAGTTATCATCTTCAAGGTAATTGATGATGGTAAGGATTATCTTATCCTTGACATCAATAAGGCAGACTCAAAAATAGATAATATTAACAAGAGGGATGCCATAGGTAAAAGTGTTCTGGATGTTCTTCCCGAACTGAAAGAGGCGGGGCTGATCCAGAGGCTTGAAAAGGTCTGGAATACAGGAAAGGCTGAAAGATGCCCCATAACCATAGAAAAGGGTGATAACAGGAAAAGCTGGAGGGAGTACTATATATGCCCTCTTCCTGATAATGAACTTGTTGCCATTTTTGATGATATAACTGAAAAGAAGAATGCGGAATTCGAACAGAAGGCACTTCAGGAGCAGCTTTTTGTAGCCCAGAAAATGAAGTCCATAGGGGCCTTTGCCGGGGGCACTGCACATAATTTCAGGAATATACTCCAGGCCATATCTGGTAATGTGGAATACCTTGAGGTTATTTATGGTGAAAAGCCCGAGGTAAAGGAGCTGACAAAAAATATATATAGCTCAATTGACAGGGGGGTTGGCCTTATCAACAACCTTTTGCATTTTGCGAAGCAGGGTTGGGCCCTTGAGATGGAGGAGATTGATCTTGCAGAGGTTATCATGAAGACACATGATATCATCGAAAAGGTTTTTAACAAGAATATCAGGATAAAGATGATA
- a CDS encoding response regulator — MGTEGKTILIIEDDLDVLSAFVKNFKYLGYEVIIATDGLDGLKKVDAGGYDIVITDIVMPFVSGVGVVTTLKEKRPEIPVIAITGFGKEPESAAIEKKADIVLSKPVKMAVLKEHVDRLLAK; from the coding sequence ATGGGCACAGAAGGAAAAACGATTTTAATAATTGAAGATGACCTGGATGTCTTGTCTGCCTTTGTAAAAAACTTTAAATACCTCGGGTATGAAGTGATTATTGCGACCGACGGCCTGGACGGGTTGAAAAAGGTTGATGCAGGCGGGTATGATATTGTTATCACGGATATTGTTATGCCCTTTGTAAGCGGTGTCGGGGTGGTCACCACCCTCAAGGAAAAGAGGCCGGAGATCCCGGTCATAGCCATTACAGGTTTTGGGAAGGAGCCGGAATCTGCCGCCATAGAAAAAAAAGCAGATATAGTACTCTCAAAACCGGTAAAAATGGCTGTTTTAAAAGAACATGTTGACAGGCTCCTGGCAAAGTAG
- a CDS encoding tetratricopeptide repeat protein, whose protein sequence is MKMKESIIPIQCLRVVSILILALMITACGSSEDKLEKHLARAKEYAAGGEYKKAVIEYKNVIQLEPKNDTAHYELGEVYLKSNEVREAFQSFSRAVSINPANIPAQLKMGQLLLLGRQTKEAKEKAELVLEEMADNIEALSLMAGIYIQEKDLDSALSTLVKASELKPDHLNTQVSLGRVYLMKNDLDSAEKMFQRVIKLDPKDQTSYIELSRIYGSRGEWEKAEKELLSMLEGIESKYQGINVLASFYESRNRPDDAEKQYLKAVELAPAQDIAPLMNLGAFYAHQKSYEKALDAMQKASAIKKDDINVLMNIAALHFDYSKPDAAEAVVDSILAKDKGHIGANFLKARLYLTKKDYNNALERLELVLRDQPENSSAHYLKGLCLISKDELELAKGSLLKSVELNPRLVEARLILADFYLRSRDKELARKQIDSVLEILPDNIQALTLLGNLRILDGDANGAEAAYIKVKELRPDDAGTYMRLGVLYNRTKRAEDAKGMLQKTLEIDPNRVDALGILVSILANEKKYNEAIELCNTYSAKAGDKTQLLAIIEYLRGNLFLEQEKTDDARGYFEKAIDTDPNLLPPYEILAKLALKDKNFKDAITRYEEIIAKRPDYLAGYLAIGTIYDQQGDNKRAEEFYRKALAIKKDFGAAANNLAWKLAEKGENIDEALEYARIAKEQMPDNPSVMDTLGWIYYLKGSYLNAISELQDSVERVPDNPLINYHLGMALLKNNKPAEAGSYLKKALMLDPGFKGAEEAKKALKEIEAGVNQ, encoded by the coding sequence ATGAAGATGAAAGAATCAATAATCCCAATTCAATGCTTAAGAGTGGTCTCAATCCTGATTCTTGCCCTGATGATTACCGCATGCGGGAGCAGTGAGGATAAGTTGGAAAAGCATCTTGCAAGGGCAAAGGAGTATGCTGCCGGTGGTGAATACAAAAAGGCTGTTATAGAGTATAAAAATGTAATCCAGCTTGAACCCAAAAACGACACAGCCCATTATGAACTGGGCGAAGTATATCTTAAGTCTAATGAGGTACGGGAGGCATTCCAGTCATTCTCCAGGGCGGTATCGATTAATCCTGCAAATATCCCCGCACAGTTGAAGATGGGTCAACTGCTGCTCCTAGGAAGGCAGACAAAAGAGGCAAAGGAAAAGGCAGAGCTTGTTCTTGAGGAAATGGCTGATAATATAGAGGCATTAAGCCTGATGGCCGGGATATACATACAGGAAAAAGACCTGGATTCCGCTTTGTCAACCCTTGTTAAGGCCTCAGAACTCAAACCCGATCACCTGAATACGCAGGTATCCCTGGGCAGGGTATATTTGATGAAAAATGACCTTGATAGTGCTGAAAAGATGTTCCAGAGGGTTATAAAACTTGATCCAAAGGATCAGACATCTTACATTGAGCTGTCCCGGATCTATGGGTCCAGAGGGGAATGGGAAAAGGCGGAAAAAGAGCTGCTTTCAATGCTTGAGGGTATAGAGTCAAAATACCAGGGTATTAATGTGCTCGCCAGTTTTTATGAAAGCAGAAACAGACCCGATGATGCTGAAAAGCAGTATTTAAAGGCGGTTGAACTGGCGCCTGCTCAGGATATAGCTCCATTAATGAACCTGGGTGCCTTTTATGCACACCAGAAATCATATGAAAAGGCGCTTGATGCAATGCAAAAGGCAAGCGCAATTAAGAAGGATGATATAAATGTGCTGATGAATATTGCTGCACTACATTTTGATTATTCAAAGCCTGATGCCGCTGAAGCGGTTGTCGACAGCATACTTGCAAAGGATAAAGGGCATATTGGCGCTAATTTTTTAAAAGCAAGGCTTTATCTTACTAAAAAGGATTATAATAATGCACTTGAGCGCCTTGAACTTGTACTCCGCGATCAGCCGGAAAACAGCTCTGCCCACTACTTAAAGGGCCTTTGCCTGATCAGCAAAGATGAACTTGAGCTTGCAAAGGGGAGTCTTCTGAAATCCGTTGAGCTTAACCCGCGCCTTGTGGAGGCGCGCCTGATACTTGCAGATTTTTATTTAAGATCAAGGGATAAGGAGCTTGCAAGAAAACAGATCGATAGCGTTCTTGAAATCCTGCCTGATAATATTCAGGCGCTTACCCTTCTTGGTAATCTCAGGATACTTGATGGGGATGCAAATGGTGCAGAGGCGGCCTACATTAAGGTAAAAGAGCTTAGACCTGATGATGCAGGTACCTATATGAGGCTTGGTGTACTCTATAATAGGACAAAAAGGGCTGAAGATGCAAAAGGCATGCTTCAAAAGACACTTGAAATTGATCCTAACAGGGTAGATGCACTCGGTATACTTGTTAGTATCCTGGCAAATGAGAAAAAATATAATGAGGCTATTGAACTTTGCAACACATACAGTGCAAAGGCCGGAGATAAAACACAATTGCTTGCCATAATAGAGTATTTACGTGGCAATTTATTCCTTGAGCAGGAAAAAACAGATGATGCCAGGGGATATTTTGAAAAGGCAATTGATACAGACCCGAACCTTCTGCCTCCCTATGAAATTCTGGCGAAGCTCGCCCTAAAGGATAAAAATTTCAAGGATGCTATAACCAGATATGAAGAGATAATTGCTAAAAGGCCGGATTATCTGGCAGGGTATCTGGCAATCGGCACTATATATGACCAGCAGGGTGATAATAAGAGGGCAGAAGAGTTTTATCGCAAGGCGCTGGCAATAAAGAAAGATTTTGGCGCAGCTGCAAATAACCTTGCATGGAAACTTGCTGAAAAAGGAGAAAATATTGATGAGGCGCTTGAGTATGCAAGGATAGCAAAGGAGCAGATGCCTGATAACCCCTCAGTAATGGATACACTGGGTTGGATATATTATCTGAAGGGGAGTTATCTTAATGCCATTTCAGAACTGCAGGACAGTGTTGAGAGGGTGCCTGATAATCCTCTAATAAACTATCATCTTGGTATGGCATTGCTTAAAAACAATAAACCGGCAGAGGCTGGATCATATCTGAAAAAGGCACTAATGCTTGATCCCGGTTTCAAGGGGGCTGAAGAGGCAAAAAAGGCTTTAAAAGAGATTGAGGCTGGAGTAAATCAGTAG
- a CDS encoding beta-lactamase family protein: MNKKDECRITALLDDGVRSGVFPGAVLLIALGGEIIFTKAAGILSTAASNAPVRVNSIFDLASLTKPFATTLAVMRLVDKGVISLDQSLVELLPCLLPDEKKGITVRLLLCHSSGLPDWKPYYIDLMKYEPYKRKSLLRERVIMEPLAYPCCKGIQYSDLGFMLLEWIIELASGVKMDEYLKEFFYHPLRLDRTYLINKKAPFSPDEIAATELCPWRKRVIQGEVHDENAYAIGGYSGHAGLFGCAEDLFILLNMLRQHCYAERCDFFRPETVQDFFSRQDIVKESTWALGWDTPSKEGSSSGRYFTCNSIGHLGFTGTSVWMDLEQDIMVILLSNRVHPTRENKMIRPFRPMIHDLVMEGVFNKRG, from the coding sequence TTGAATAAAAAAGATGAATGCAGGATTACTGCACTGCTTGATGATGGAGTTAGGAGCGGTGTCTTTCCAGGCGCTGTCCTATTAATAGCTCTTGGCGGTGAGATCATATTCACAAAGGCAGCGGGTATTTTATCAACGGCCGCTTCAAATGCACCTGTCAGGGTGAACAGCATATTTGATCTGGCTTCATTAACAAAACCCTTTGCAACCACCCTTGCGGTTATGAGACTTGTTGATAAAGGGGTCATATCCCTGGATCAATCCCTTGTGGAATTATTGCCTTGTCTGCTCCCTGATGAAAAAAAGGGGATTACAGTTCGTCTGTTACTGTGCCATTCGTCTGGCTTACCGGATTGGAAACCTTATTATATTGACCTTATGAAATATGAGCCTTACAAGAGAAAAAGTCTATTGAGGGAACGGGTTATAATGGAGCCGCTGGCCTATCCCTGTTGTAAAGGCATACAATACAGCGATCTCGGGTTCATGCTCCTTGAATGGATAATTGAGCTTGCATCTGGTGTTAAGATGGATGAATACCTGAAGGAATTTTTTTATCACCCACTAAGGCTTGATCGCACATATCTTATTAATAAAAAGGCGCCTTTCAGCCCTGATGAAATAGCAGCTACTGAATTGTGCCCGTGGCGGAAAAGGGTAATTCAAGGAGAGGTGCATGATGAAAACGCATATGCCATTGGCGGTTATTCAGGCCATGCAGGCCTGTTCGGGTGCGCAGAGGATCTTTTCATATTGCTCAATATGTTAAGGCAGCACTGTTACGCTGAGAGGTGTGATTTTTTCAGGCCTGAGACTGTGCAGGATTTTTTCAGCAGACAGGATATAGTTAAAGAAAGCACTTGGGCGCTGGGGTGGGATACTCCATCAAAAGAAGGGTCAAGCTCAGGCAGATATTTTACATGTAACAGTATCGGGCATCTTGGATTTACAGGTACATCGGTCTGGATGGATCTTGAGCAGGATATAATGGTTATACTCCTCTCAAACAGAGTTCATCCGACCAGGGAAAATAAAATGATAAGGCCTTTCAGACCAATGATACATGATCTTGTCATGGAGGGTGTTTTTAATAAACGAGGCTAA
- a CDS encoding M20 family metallo-hydrolase encodes MKKEKNIFTTIDKYRDEIVLFQSELTKRVALGPDNGGTGEHEKSAYLKKRFEEINPDILYEVRAPDRRAKDGYRPNIVARWGKDESLPVVWVLSHMDIVPPGDLSLWESDPYKIRVDGDRIIGRGVEDNQHGIVASTLAVKAVLESGLKHNKMGLIMVADEETGSRYGLEYIVKNNKDIFKPDDLIIVPDWGAEDGSMIEVAEKSMLWLKFTVKGKQCHASTPERGNNTLFGVARLIIELEKLKGAYDFRDELFSPPFSTFEPTKIEANVPNVNTIPGKDVFYLDCRVLPVYKIDEILKYARKTADRVEGELNLEITIETVNREDASGSTPVNAPVVAALKRAIKKVKGVDASTKGIGGGTVASFFRKAGLNAAVWSTCLDVAHQPDEYCRIPDIIDDIKVFASIFLDDTI; translated from the coding sequence ATGAAGAAGGAAAAAAATATTTTTACAACAATAGATAAATACAGGGATGAGATAGTCCTGTTCCAGTCAGAACTGACAAAAAGGGTGGCCCTTGGCCCTGATAATGGCGGTACAGGAGAACATGAAAAGTCAGCATATTTGAAAAAGCGATTTGAAGAGATAAACCCTGACATCCTATATGAAGTAAGAGCGCCCGACAGAAGGGCCAAGGATGGTTACAGACCAAATATCGTAGCAAGGTGGGGGAAGGATGAATCACTGCCTGTTGTATGGGTATTGAGCCACATGGATATAGTGCCGCCCGGTGACCTTTCCTTATGGGAGAGTGACCCCTATAAGATTCGGGTGGATGGCGACAGGATTATTGGCAGGGGTGTTGAGGATAACCAGCATGGCATAGTTGCATCAACCCTTGCTGTAAAGGCTGTGCTTGAATCAGGCCTTAAGCATAACAAAATGGGCCTTATAATGGTGGCAGATGAAGAGACAGGCAGCAGGTATGGCCTGGAGTATATTGTCAAAAACAATAAGGATATTTTTAAACCTGATGATCTTATTATTGTGCCTGACTGGGGCGCAGAGGATGGTTCCATGATAGAGGTCGCTGAGAAATCCATGCTCTGGCTGAAATTCACTGTTAAGGGAAAGCAGTGCCATGCAAGCACCCCGGAGAGGGGAAACAACACATTGTTCGGTGTGGCAAGGCTAATTATTGAACTTGAGAAGTTGAAAGGTGCCTATGATTTCAGGGATGAGCTCTTTTCGCCTCCCTTTTCTACATTTGAACCCACAAAGATTGAAGCAAATGTACCCAATGTTAACACCATACCCGGGAAGGATGTCTTCTATCTGGATTGCAGGGTGCTCCCTGTTTATAAGATTGATGAAATACTCAAGTATGCAAGAAAGACAGCCGATAGGGTCGAAGGAGAATTAAATCTTGAAATAACAATTGAAACAGTAAACAGGGAGGATGCATCAGGATCAACCCCAGTAAATGCGCCTGTTGTAGCCGCCTTGAAGAGGGCTATAAAAAAGGTAAAGGGTGTTGATGCATCAACCAAGGGTATAGGCGGGGGCACGGTTGCCTCTTTTTTCCGCAAGGCGGGGCTGAATGCTGCGGTATGGAGCACCTGCCTTGATGTGGCGCATCAACCTGATGAGTATTGCAGGATACCTGATATCATTGATGATATTAAGGTCTTTGCATCAATATTCCTGGATGACACTATTTGA
- a CDS encoding 1-acyl-sn-glycerol-3-phosphate acyltransferase, giving the protein MTASVILKRNLFVAGIVRLAAKAFLFPFFRMNVSGADNLPENGAFVLLPRHQRWEDIPLIAISVKRPLYYIAKQELFDSFIIKRFISMVGGIPLDRKRPARNRNTCSSLLQKLSDGEGVVLFPEGTYYKDQIGKGHPGMIRYVYENVDTLFVPAGIEYIKQKYRADVRINIGNPLRGADFKDSQLLFATIMSQIAQLSGLRDNILFKELRDNHEEGKKYFYNNR; this is encoded by the coding sequence ATGACCGCATCGGTTATATTGAAAAGGAATCTTTTTGTTGCTGGCATAGTAAGGCTTGCAGCAAAGGCATTCCTTTTTCCCTTTTTCAGGATGAATGTCAGTGGCGCAGATAATCTCCCTGAAAATGGGGCCTTTGTGCTTCTTCCAAGGCACCAGCGGTGGGAAGATATCCCCCTGATTGCCATATCAGTAAAAAGGCCTTTATACTATATAGCAAAACAGGAGCTGTTTGATAGTTTTATAATAAAAAGGTTTATTTCTATGGTGGGAGGAATTCCCCTTGACAGGAAGCGCCCTGCAAGGAACAGAAATACCTGCTCCTCACTGCTTCAGAAACTCTCTGACGGTGAGGGGGTTGTGCTGTTTCCTGAAGGCACATATTATAAAGATCAAATTGGTAAAGGTCATCCGGGAATGATCAGATATGTCTATGAGAATGTAGATACCCTGTTTGTCCCTGCTGGTATAGAATATATAAAACAGAAATACAGGGCAGATGTCAGGATAAATATTGGCAATCCCCTGAGGGGGGCTGATTTTAAAGATTCACAGCTATTATTTGCCACTATAATGAGCCAGATCGCACAGCTATCAGGGCTCAGAGACAATATATTATTTAAAGAGCTGAGGGATAACCATGAAGAAGGAAAAAAATATTTTTACAACAATAGATAA
- the glmS gene encoding glutamine--fructose-6-phosphate transaminase (isomerizing): MCGIVCYVGNSKAKPLLVEGLKRLEYRGYDSSGVAIQDANKMDYYRAVGKIAELEKKINGLEINGTTGIAHTRWATHGEPTEKNAHPHSDMEEKIFVIHNGIIENYQSIKKRLEKKGVIFRSDTDTEVLAHLISENFSGSLNEAVRKSISQVEGTFGLAVLHKDIPGQIVVARRGSPLIIGLGDDGNFAASDVSAMVRYTKNVIHLNDNELATITKDDVSISTAQATAIQREAETVEWAADDVELDGFPHYMLKEIFEQPETIKNAMRGRLEKGEGVPKLGGIMPVWDKLKDCKHIVIIACGTSYYSGCVGRYVFEKLTEIDVQVELASEFRYRKLNFPPNTFIISMSQSGETADTLAAMREARRKGAHLLGIVNVVDSSIARETDAGIYNHAGPEIGVASTKIFISQLTILTLLAILLGRHQSLSLTEGVEAIRAMEALPDQVQSILSKANQIETIAAKYHDKSNWLFLGRKYQFPIAMEGALKLKEISYIHAEGYAAGEMKHGPIALINPQMPTVAIAPKDSMYDKMISNIQEIKSRRGPIIGIGTEGDTVLKEMVDDFIEIPQTLDFLYPILTVVPCQLLAYYCALMLKRDIDRPRNLAKSVTVE; encoded by the coding sequence ATGTGCGGTATAGTCTGCTATGTAGGGAACAGCAAGGCAAAACCACTTCTTGTAGAAGGATTGAAAAGGCTTGAATACAGAGGATATGATTCTTCAGGCGTAGCAATACAGGATGCAAACAAGATGGATTATTACCGAGCTGTCGGAAAGATCGCAGAGCTTGAAAAGAAGATCAACGGGCTTGAGATCAATGGCACAACCGGGATTGCCCATACCAGGTGGGCTACTCATGGAGAGCCTACTGAAAAAAACGCCCATCCTCACAGCGATATGGAAGAAAAGATATTTGTAATTCATAACGGGATCATTGAAAACTACCAGTCTATCAAGAAAAGACTTGAGAAGAAGGGTGTAATCTTCAGGAGTGACACTGACACAGAGGTCCTTGCACACCTGATATCTGAAAATTTCAGCGGTAGCCTCAATGAAGCGGTGCGAAAGTCCATATCACAGGTTGAGGGTACCTTTGGGCTGGCGGTTCTGCATAAAGATATTCCGGGCCAGATTGTTGTTGCTCGCAGAGGGAGCCCTCTCATTATTGGCCTTGGCGATGATGGTAATTTTGCCGCATCTGATGTCTCTGCTATGGTCAGGTATACAAAAAATGTTATTCACCTGAATGACAATGAGCTTGCCACCATAACAAAGGATGATGTCTCCATATCTACTGCACAGGCTACCGCCATTCAAAGAGAGGCAGAAACAGTGGAGTGGGCAGCAGATGATGTAGAGCTGGACGGGTTTCCTCATTATATGCTCAAGGAGATATTTGAGCAGCCTGAGACCATAAAAAATGCCATGAGGGGCCGACTTGAAAAGGGAGAGGGGGTACCGAAACTTGGCGGTATCATGCCTGTCTGGGATAAACTCAAGGATTGTAAACATATAGTAATTATTGCGTGCGGCACATCCTACTATTCAGGTTGTGTAGGCAGATATGTTTTTGAGAAACTTACAGAGATAGATGTCCAGGTGGAGCTGGCATCAGAGTTCCGCTACCGCAAGCTTAACTTCCCGCCAAATACATTTATAATATCCATGAGCCAGTCAGGTGAAACAGCTGATACCCTCGCGGCAATGAGGGAGGCCAGAAGAAAAGGAGCTCATCTGCTTGGCATTGTAAATGTGGTAGACAGTTCAATTGCACGCGAGACAGATGCGGGCATTTATAACCATGCAGGCCCTGAGATAGGTGTTGCATCCACAAAGATATTTATATCTCAGCTAACCATACTTACCCTTCTTGCCATCCTGCTTGGAAGGCACCAGAGCCTCTCTCTTACCGAAGGGGTGGAGGCCATAAGGGCTATGGAGGCCCTGCCGGATCAGGTGCAAAGCATTCTCTCAAAGGCAAACCAGATAGAGACCATTGCCGCAAAATATCATGACAAGAGTAACTGGCTATTCTTAGGTAGAAAGTACCAGTTCCCCATTGCCATGGAGGGTGCCCTGAAACTGAAGGAGATATCCTATATTCACGCTGAAGGATATGCCGCAGGAGAGATGAAGCACGGGCCTATCGCCCTTATAAATCCCCAGATGCCCACGGTCGCGATAGCGCCAAAGGACTCCATGTATGACAAGATGATCAGCAATATACAGGAGATAAAGAGCCGAAGGGGCCCGATAATAGGCATAGGCACAGAGGGAGACACAGTATTAAAGGAAATGGTGGATGATTTTATAGAGATTCCCCAGACCCTTGATTTCCTGTACCCCATACTTACAGTTGTCCCCTGTCAGCTTTTGGCATATTATTGCGCATTGATGCTTAAGAGGGATATTGATAGACCCAGAAATCTTGCAAAGAGTGTGACAGTAGAATAA
- the serS gene encoding serine--tRNA ligase: MLDLKYIRNNIEIIKVMLKNRNNDLDISVFEAIDAKRRDNLAELEFLRFKRNKVSEDVASMKKRGEDASSLIADMKGVSGKIKELETELGEIEEKLNQLVMIIPNVPHESVPVGRDEKDNPVVRSWGDIPKFDFEPQAHWDIGEKLNILDFNRAAKLAGARFALYRGAGSRLERALINFMLDLHTTEHGYTEILPPFMVNAESMTGTGQLPKFKEDLFKIEGWDHYLIPTAEVPVTNIHREEILKEEDLPVYYTAYTPCFRSEAGSYGKDTRGLIRNHQFNKVELVKFARPEDSYNELEKLTVNAEEVLKRLKLPYRVITLCTGDVGFSSAKTYDIEVWLPGQNLYKEISSCSNFEDFQARRASIRFKRKGAKGTELVHTLNGSGLAVGRTFVALLENYQQKDGSVVIPDVLRPYMGGMEVIR, encoded by the coding sequence ATGCTTGATCTGAAATATATCCGCAATAATATTGAAATAATAAAGGTGATGCTCAAAAATAGAAATAATGACCTGGACATCTCTGTTTTTGAGGCAATTGACGCAAAAAGAAGGGACAATCTTGCTGAGCTAGAATTTCTCCGTTTTAAACGTAACAAGGTCAGTGAGGATGTTGCCTCCATGAAAAAGAGGGGTGAAGATGCATCCTCTCTTATAGCTGATATGAAAGGTGTATCTGGAAAAATAAAGGAGCTTGAAACTGAACTGGGGGAGATAGAAGAAAAACTTAACCAGCTTGTAATGATAATCCCGAATGTCCCACATGAGTCAGTTCCTGTTGGTCGTGATGAAAAGGATAATCCTGTTGTTCGTTCCTGGGGAGATATCCCCAAATTTGATTTTGAGCCCCAGGCTCACTGGGATATAGGCGAAAAACTGAACATACTTGATTTTAACAGAGCAGCAAAGCTTGCCGGGGCAAGGTTTGCCCTTTACAGGGGCGCTGGCTCCAGGCTTGAAAGGGCGCTGATTAACTTTATGCTTGATCTACACACGACTGAGCATGGGTATACCGAGATACTGCCCCCGTTTATGGTGAACGCAGAAAGTATGACTGGCACTGGGCAGCTCCCCAAGTTCAAGGAGGACCTCTTCAAGATAGAGGGGTGGGATCATTACCTGATACCAACCGCTGAGGTGCCTGTAACCAACATCCACAGGGAAGAGATACTTAAAGAGGAAGATCTGCCTGTATATTATACTGCCTATACACCATGTTTCAGGTCAGAGGCAGGTTCTTATGGAAAAGATACAAGGGGGCTTATAAGAAATCACCAGTTTAACAAGGTGGAGCTTGTAAAGTTTGCAAGGCCGGAAGATTCCTATAATGAGCTTGAGAAACTCACCGTGAATGCCGAAGAGGTGCTTAAACGTCTTAAGCTCCCCTACAGGGTCATAACATTATGCACGGGTGACGTTGGATTTTCTTCTGCAAAGACATATGATATCGAGGTCTGGCTGCCCGGTCAAAACCTGTATAAAGAGATATCCTCATGCAGTAATTTTGAGGATTTTCAGGCAAGGCGCGCCAGTATAAGGTTTAAACGCAAGGGTGCCAAGGGCACAGAGCTGGTACATACACTTAATGGTTCAGGCCTGGCTGTTGGAAGGACATTTGTCGCTCTCCTTGAAAACTATCAGCAGAAGGACGGAAGCGTGGTTATCCCTGATGTCTTAAGGCCATATATGGGCGGCATGGAAGTTATAAGGTAA